TTTGCAGGTATCAATAAGTCTTATTTTAAAGCTTGGGTTGTTAATTGCATAAAAGCATCTGCTACATTTTCATCATCTTTCGCACTGGTAATCAAATCAATATCAATAGAAATTTTCTGTAAAACATTTTCTAATTCTTCTTCAGAAAGTAAATCTTTTTTATTACCAACAATCGTAATATTCTTTAAACCAGAAAGTTCTTTAACCATCTTAAGATTTTCATCAATAGTTAAATAGGTTTCTTCTCTGCTTAAATCAAAAACAAACATTGCTGCACTAGATCCTAAAAAGTAGGCTTTGGGTATTTTTTCGCTACCACTTGTACCAGCAACATCCCAAATCATTAATTTAATAGTTTCATTTTTATACTCAACTACTTTCTTACTTACTCTAACACCAATTGTACTAATGTAATCTTCAGAAAATTCGTTTAAAACGAATCTTCTAATTAATGAAG
The window above is part of the Polaribacter sp. SA4-12 genome. Proteins encoded here:
- a CDS encoding Rab family GTPase — translated: MIAKKVLLVGNFGVGKTSLIRRFVLNEFSEDYISTIGVRVSKKVVEYKNETIKLMIWDVAGTSGSEKIPKAYFLGSSAAMFVFDLSREETYLTIDENLKMVKELSGLKNITIVGNKKDLLSEEELENVLQKISIDIDLITSAKDDENVADAFMQLTTQALK